Proteins encoded by one window of Canis aureus isolate CA01 chromosome 13, VMU_Caureus_v.1.0, whole genome shotgun sequence:
- the LOC144282376 gene encoding uncharacterized protein LOC144282376 has translation MTFGFSCYQNPLEKDSQEANTGRPGRRPRSRVISPPQMPGSPRSQALLDDVQQGRGDSCAERSLPVLFQGAGHPRLAGPGPKEVQAHFSSRETNCPRGQRKMREWSPRLAAGRAAGRAAGRAAGRAPRRDVCSPRRLRLGESRSLAGARGPERRGSPKGARSSRRQVHRFPVVTSRD, from the exons ATGACATTTGGGTTCTCGTGCTACCAAAATCCTCTTGAGAAGGATAGCCAG GAGGCTAATACCGGGCGGCCGGGAAGGAGGCCGCGCTCGAGGGTTATCTCGCCGCCTCAGATGCCGGGAAGCCCAAGGAGCCAGGCGCTTCTGGACGACGTTCAGCAAGGCCGCGGGGATTCCTGCGCGGAGAGGAGCCTGCCTGTTCTTTTCCAAG GTGCTGGACACCCCCGCCTGGCCGGGCCGGGGCCCAAGGAGGTGCAGGCTCACTTCTCATCACGGGAAACGAACTGCCCACGGGGCCAGCGGAAGATGCGCGAGTGGAGCCCGCGCCTGGCTGCGGGTCGGGCTGCGGGTCGGGCTGCGGGTCGGGCTGCGGGTCGGGCTCCACGCCGGGACGTCTGCAGCCCACGGAGGCTTCGCTTAGGAGAATCACGCTCCCTCGCAGGAGCCCGCGGCCCGGAGCGCAGGGGCTCGCCGAAGGGCGCTCGCAGCAGCCGCCGGCAGGTGCACAGGTTCCCGGTTGTTACTTCCCGAGACTAA